In Ferrimicrobium sp., the following are encoded in one genomic region:
- a CDS encoding APC family permease, producing MENNHTEEQLERNQIGLIGVIMPGLAQVAPAFNLFFTTAVMAGLAGASVPLIFLISMVGVAATANSLAQFVGLYPSSGSFLTYIAKSIGPKTSTAVGIITILGYIIAFGGIYIYVGSYITQNLFGGLHFWGATPIVTILYGVLVAVPVILGLKVGVRVTIVLYVFEVVLLLALSIAFLIHGGPQGLSATPFAWPGHSKEVLLAFSLAILAFGGFEASAPLAEETKNPRKNVAIAVLGTVLVSGIIYVLGSYALVIAFGTNHIGALAANPNPFHAAAERYIGALAPFVTWIFLTSVTSSYVAANTQTSRVIFGGARSGLWAKQFGLISRKFKTPWTAVIVFVAPSIAIGVVSYAFTQPGTASGFLGTYGILGVIIMYLMANVALVVHWFKSRTAGVRSKVVLQLIVPIIGILILAIPIYGDLQPGQAAPYNSLPYLTVALIAVGVAYALYLGKRKPDVMRKAPALLEGAEDDEQAPIAD from the coding sequence GTGGAAAATAATCATACAGAAGAGCAACTTGAACGCAACCAGATCGGTTTGATCGGGGTCATCATGCCTGGGCTTGCCCAGGTCGCTCCGGCATTCAACCTCTTCTTTACGACTGCAGTGATGGCAGGTCTAGCAGGGGCTTCCGTGCCGCTGATCTTTTTGATCTCAATGGTAGGGGTTGCTGCGACCGCCAACTCCCTTGCACAGTTCGTTGGTCTTTATCCAAGCTCTGGCTCCTTTCTGACCTATATCGCAAAGAGCATTGGTCCAAAGACTTCGACTGCCGTTGGAATCATCACCATTTTGGGTTATATCATTGCCTTTGGTGGGATCTACATCTACGTGGGAAGCTATATCACCCAGAATCTCTTTGGAGGCCTTCACTTTTGGGGTGCTACGCCAATCGTGACGATTCTCTACGGAGTCTTGGTCGCGGTGCCGGTGATACTGGGTTTGAAGGTAGGGGTGCGTGTCACCATCGTCCTCTACGTGTTTGAAGTCGTGCTCCTCCTGGCTTTGAGCATTGCCTTTCTCATTCACGGAGGACCTCAAGGGTTGAGCGCGACACCTTTTGCCTGGCCGGGTCACTCAAAGGAAGTACTGCTAGCATTTTCTCTTGCCATTCTCGCCTTTGGCGGCTTTGAGGCGTCTGCCCCCCTCGCCGAAGAGACGAAGAACCCTCGCAAAAACGTAGCCATCGCAGTCCTTGGTACCGTCTTGGTCAGTGGGATCATCTATGTATTGGGATCCTATGCCCTGGTCATCGCCTTTGGAACCAATCACATCGGAGCCCTCGCCGCAAATCCAAATCCCTTCCATGCTGCGGCCGAGCGCTACATAGGCGCATTGGCACCCTTTGTGACCTGGATCTTTCTCACATCCGTGACGTCGAGCTATGTGGCAGCGAACACCCAGACCTCCCGGGTGATCTTTGGTGGTGCGCGCAGCGGACTCTGGGCAAAGCAGTTCGGTCTCATCTCTAGAAAGTTCAAAACACCGTGGACAGCCGTCATTGTATTCGTCGCCCCCAGTATTGCAATTGGGGTCGTATCCTATGCGTTCACGCAACCCGGGACAGCCTCTGGATTCTTGGGTACCTACGGGATTCTCGGCGTCATCATCATGTACTTGATGGCGAATGTCGCATTGGTAGTCCACTGGTTCAAGTCACGAACTGCTGGGGTGCGATCAAAGGTGGTACTGCAGCTCATCGTTCCGATTATCGGCATTCTCATTCTGGCCATCCCCATCTATGGTGATCTCCAGCCTGGGCAGGCGGCCCCTTATAACTCCTTGCCATACTTAACTGTTGCGTTGATAGCGGTTGGTGTTGCTTACGCCCTCTATCTTGGCAAGCGCAAGCCAGATGTCATGCGCAAGGCACCGGCTCTGCTCGAAGGTGCTGAGGACGATGAGCAAGCACCGATAGCTGACTAG
- a CDS encoding APC family permease: protein MVQNADPGGLGDKAGATTGHYEQKLSRSLSTWGNIMITLSGVTPAVSVFAIAPVALVEAGSGTFLSFIFAAILGVVMALCWAELSSSYPISGGDYALVWHSFKGRAKPLAGPMSFITFALYVDFIAFIPATIALGAGEYLGVVFSVDAKILGAAIMILAALVAMLKIRFNAILTGIFLGIEMLALLTLTVLGIIHAHHFGALIHPQLGNSHSVLVPVAFSGVLALTAVAIFSYNGYANAVNFAEETKGSHRTIAKAILISLLITVVAELLPITAVIVGAPSLSKLTTSAIPLEYFIKATSSNTVYDIVAIGIALAVFNATLAIILSYARILFSASRDKAWPGKLSDWMAWVHPKTQSPWLPTAIVGVAGAILCLTVSLGTLANLTGASLVADYAIIAIAAIVARTTGATRHSHYRMPLWPLPPILAIAGLVYVFTQQTGYLLEVTLITIAIGLLYWLIVILPQKGKAWDLREIAQEGDSQ, encoded by the coding sequence ATGGTACAGAATGCTGATCCTGGGGGGCTAGGCGATAAAGCGGGTGCTACCACTGGGCACTACGAACAGAAACTTTCGCGCTCGCTCTCCACTTGGGGAAACATCATGATTACTTTGTCGGGAGTAACACCAGCGGTGTCAGTTTTCGCGATCGCTCCTGTTGCGCTCGTCGAGGCCGGTAGCGGTACGTTTCTATCGTTTATTTTTGCGGCAATCCTTGGTGTGGTGATGGCACTTTGTTGGGCGGAGTTGTCTTCGAGCTATCCGATTTCGGGCGGTGACTACGCTTTGGTCTGGCACTCTTTCAAAGGGCGAGCCAAGCCACTGGCTGGTCCCATGAGTTTTATCACCTTTGCCCTGTATGTTGACTTCATCGCGTTCATCCCTGCCACTATCGCACTCGGTGCTGGTGAGTACTTGGGTGTCGTCTTCAGCGTTGATGCCAAAATTCTCGGGGCCGCGATCATGATCCTCGCAGCACTGGTGGCGATGCTAAAGATTCGTTTCAATGCTATTCTCACGGGGATCTTCCTCGGAATCGAAATGCTTGCTCTACTGACCCTCACAGTTCTAGGGATCATCCATGCTCACCACTTTGGTGCACTCATACATCCCCAACTCGGCAACAGCCACAGTGTTCTCGTGCCGGTCGCATTCTCAGGAGTGCTCGCATTAACCGCGGTCGCCATATTTTCTTACAATGGCTACGCAAATGCTGTCAACTTCGCCGAAGAGACCAAGGGTTCACATCGAACGATTGCGAAGGCAATCCTCATTTCGCTGTTGATCACCGTTGTCGCAGAGCTCTTGCCTATCACGGCGGTCATCGTAGGTGCACCTTCGTTGAGCAAGCTGACTACGTCGGCGATCCCTCTCGAGTACTTTATCAAGGCGACATCCTCAAACACCGTGTATGACATAGTCGCGATTGGCATTGCTCTTGCTGTCTTCAACGCGACACTTGCCATCATTTTGAGTTATGCGCGCATTTTGTTCAGTGCATCACGTGACAAGGCGTGGCCTGGGAAGTTGAGCGATTGGATGGCTTGGGTGCATCCTAAGACACAGTCGCCATGGCTTCCAACCGCAATAGTTGGCGTCGCAGGTGCAATTCTTTGCCTGACAGTTTCGCTCGGCACGCTCGCGAACCTGACTGGTGCGAGTCTCGTAGCAGACTATGCGATCATCGCCATCGCTGCGATTGTCGCTAGGACCACCGGCGCCACGCGACACTCTCACTACCGCATGCCGCTCTGGCCCCTACCCCCGATCCTTGCCATCGCTGGTCTTGTCTATGTCTTTACTCAGCAGACCGGCTACCTGTTAGAGGTCACGCTGATCACCATAGCAATCGGTCTTCTCTACTGGCTCATTGTGATTCTTCCTCAAAAAGGAAAAGCCTGGGACCTTCGTGAAATTGCTCAGGAAGGAGATTCTCAATAA
- a CDS encoding aminotransferase class V-fold PLP-dependent enzyme: protein MTTNPVSEAATTASPHHQLDLVGSSVEVPLVSGEWRRYVNLDYAASTPALVDVAAKLEAFLPYYSSVHRGAGRKSQISTAAYEGARETLRRFFHGRPTDTVIITRNTTDSMNLLASCLPAGARVVAFTSEHHATLLPWAQTPGSIHYLTMPTSASVAIQALSDYLTQHPDTTLVAVTGASNVTGEVWPIAELTRLAHDHGARIVVDAAQMAPHLPIDMTSLDVDYLAASGHKLYAPYGAGVLIGRADWLDSAAAYLRGGGAVDFVTPTEVLWSSGAPRHEAGSPNVLGAVAMAIACDTLANYGMDKLAAEEISLAQYARQRLGEVPGIELYRLWEPEAPRIGVVTFNLAPYDHSHLAAILSAEYGIGVRHGCFCAHPLILELLNVSDDQATSLRAELKAGRRPRLPGAVRMSVGIGTTHEDVDYLAASLTQIANHGARWTYAIDPTTGEFAPDPDPRPWPDLPITLLT from the coding sequence ATGACCACCAACCCAGTCTCCGAGGCCGCAACAACCGCATCACCGCATCACCAGCTCGACCTAGTAGGTTCTTCGGTCGAGGTTCCCCTCGTCTCCGGCGAGTGGCGTCGCTATGTCAACCTTGACTATGCGGCCAGCACCCCGGCTCTGGTTGACGTCGCTGCCAAACTCGAGGCGTTCCTCCCCTATTACAGCAGCGTTCATCGTGGTGCGGGTAGGAAATCACAGATCTCCACCGCTGCCTATGAGGGTGCACGCGAAACGCTCCGTCGATTCTTCCACGGACGTCCAACTGATACCGTTATCATCACACGTAACACCACTGACTCGATGAACCTTCTGGCAAGCTGTCTTCCAGCTGGAGCGAGGGTTGTGGCCTTTACCTCCGAGCACCATGCGACTCTTCTGCCTTGGGCACAGACGCCGGGCAGCATCCACTACCTCACTATGCCAACGAGTGCCAGCGTCGCAATCCAGGCACTCTCCGACTACCTCACCCAACACCCGGATACCACTCTGGTGGCGGTCACCGGTGCCTCAAATGTCACCGGAGAGGTCTGGCCGATCGCCGAGCTGACGCGGTTGGCCCACGACCATGGGGCACGCATCGTCGTCGATGCTGCGCAGATGGCCCCGCACCTCCCCATCGATATGACCTCCCTCGACGTCGATTATCTTGCAGCCTCGGGTCACAAGCTCTACGCCCCCTATGGGGCAGGCGTGCTGATCGGGAGAGCTGACTGGCTTGACAGCGCAGCTGCCTATCTCCGCGGCGGGGGTGCGGTCGACTTCGTCACTCCGACCGAGGTTCTCTGGTCGAGCGGTGCACCCCGGCACGAGGCAGGGTCGCCCAATGTTCTTGGCGCAGTCGCGATGGCCATCGCCTGTGACACGCTAGCCAACTACGGGATGGACAAACTCGCAGCCGAAGAGATCAGCCTCGCCCAGTACGCTCGCCAGCGCCTAGGCGAGGTACCAGGGATCGAACTGTATCGCCTCTGGGAACCTGAGGCACCGCGAATCGGGGTGGTAACCTTCAACCTTGCCCCCTACGATCACAGTCATCTCGCTGCAATCTTGAGCGCTGAATACGGAATCGGCGTACGCCACGGATGCTTCTGTGCCCACCCATTGATTCTTGAGTTACTCAACGTCTCCGATGATCAAGCCACGTCGTTGCGGGCCGAACTCAAGGCTGGCCGACGGCCTCGCCTCCCTGGAGCGGTACGCATGAGCGTGGGAATCGGCACGACCCACGAGGATGTCGATTACCTCGCCGCATCACTCACTCAAATCGCCAACCATGGAGCGCGCTGGACCTACGCGATCGACCCAACGACCGGCGAGTTCGCACCCGATCCCGACCCCAGACCATGGCCTGACCTCCCCATCACGCTCCTCACCTAG
- a CDS encoding alpha/beta fold hydrolase yields the protein MSKIQVGEIEFHYELEGESERTIVLVNGLADTLETWELQVPDLLAAGYRVLRFDNRGVGATSKPAGPYTTQMMARDAHDLVTALGIESFHLMGVSMGGMIAQEYALAFQEQLLSVTFACTYAAPGPFCSRMFAMWADLAPVFGVPFVMRDVTLWAFTNTFFEERENELREFEEAMVFGDQPTHAYLAQLNAIQTHDTRNRLQDLGIPVMVLAGEQDILIPTYLSKELAKLTPGSIYRETKGGHGCVWEYPDEFNQSFLSFINSVGG from the coding sequence ATGTCAAAAATCCAAGTTGGAGAAATCGAGTTCCACTATGAACTCGAAGGAGAATCAGAGCGGACAATCGTGTTGGTGAATGGCCTGGCCGACACGCTCGAGACCTGGGAGCTTCAGGTGCCAGATCTTCTGGCGGCGGGTTACCGGGTCCTGCGTTTTGACAACCGAGGAGTCGGTGCGACCTCAAAACCGGCTGGTCCCTACACGACGCAGATGATGGCAAGGGATGCTCACGATCTGGTCACCGCACTGGGAATCGAATCATTTCACCTCATGGGTGTCTCGATGGGTGGAATGATCGCCCAAGAGTATGCCCTTGCGTTCCAAGAGCAACTCCTCTCCGTAACGTTCGCGTGCACCTATGCGGCCCCTGGTCCCTTCTGCTCTCGAATGTTTGCAATGTGGGCAGATCTTGCTCCAGTGTTTGGAGTTCCCTTCGTCATGCGAGACGTCACCCTATGGGCCTTTACCAACACCTTCTTCGAAGAGCGAGAGAATGAACTCCGAGAGTTCGAGGAAGCCATGGTCTTTGGCGACCAACCAACGCATGCCTATCTCGCCCAGCTCAACGCTATTCAAACACACGATACAAGAAATCGACTCCAGGATTTGGGAATTCCAGTAATGGTCTTAGCTGGCGAACAGGACATCCTCATTCCTACCTATCTCTCCAAAGAGTTAGCCAAGCTAACCCCGGGAAGTATTTACCGCGAAACCAAGGGTGGGCACGGATGTGTGTGGGAGTATCCGGATGAGTTCAATCAATCGTTTTTATCATTCATCAACTCAGTAGGGGGATAA
- a CDS encoding G1 family glutamic endopeptidase, giving the protein MVRRSSAGKLAIVGATAALAVGFWGAQTAPVTHSKVNNPSTFATSRRSLESKNSSNSLATLIQQYNHKVAATPASSSTGNASSLKIQAPSGIGAIEGTQVQQQLSATGGNGGLQWSINSNLGWLQITPSGLLYGVPTAPGNGHATITVTDAAGQSSQVTVPVVVDVPSGNWSGYVDYSPNGVPFTRASAQFVVPTISSSLPASCQSDVSGGMSLSCSLAEWVGIGGTSGNQTLIQAGVYEIPDLTTGSVKIVPWVENLPSPSQTVPNMNVAPGNDMQVTVAQVTGTEWKVTVADLTTGQSVSGTGNYYGFGDSADFIVEAPTTAAGQTAPTPFSSPIKFFDVKVSSSAQASQVMVPTAMVQSGNVATYPGQFHSSYSGFKVYYDDQQS; this is encoded by the coding sequence ATGGTACGACGTTCATCAGCTGGGAAACTCGCTATTGTCGGAGCCACCGCAGCGTTGGCGGTCGGTTTTTGGGGTGCCCAGACCGCACCGGTGACCCATTCCAAGGTCAATAACCCTAGTACTTTTGCGACCTCGCGGAGGAGCCTTGAGTCGAAGAACTCCTCGAACTCGCTCGCGACCCTCATTCAACAGTACAATCACAAGGTAGCGGCGACGCCGGCTTCCTCCTCAACAGGGAATGCCTCATCCCTCAAGATTCAGGCCCCATCGGGCATCGGTGCGATCGAGGGGACCCAAGTCCAACAGCAATTGTCCGCAACTGGCGGTAATGGTGGGCTACAGTGGTCGATTAACAGCAATCTCGGCTGGCTGCAGATAACGCCGAGTGGTTTGCTCTATGGCGTTCCGACGGCGCCAGGCAATGGCCATGCAACGATCACCGTCACCGACGCGGCAGGGCAGTCGAGTCAAGTCACCGTACCGGTTGTCGTTGATGTTCCTTCGGGCAACTGGTCGGGATACGTTGACTACTCGCCAAACGGGGTACCGTTTACCAGGGCGAGTGCTCAGTTTGTGGTTCCGACCATCTCCTCCTCGTTGCCGGCCTCGTGCCAGAGTGATGTCTCCGGTGGTATGAGCCTCTCTTGCTCATTGGCAGAGTGGGTCGGCATCGGTGGCACCTCCGGGAATCAGACCCTCATCCAAGCAGGCGTCTATGAGATCCCCGACCTGACGACGGGTTCCGTGAAGATCGTTCCGTGGGTTGAGAACTTACCGTCACCCTCGCAGACGGTTCCCAATATGAATGTTGCGCCAGGCAATGACATGCAAGTCACAGTTGCGCAGGTGACGGGCACCGAGTGGAAGGTGACGGTCGCTGACCTGACCACTGGACAGTCGGTGAGTGGGACCGGAAATTATTATGGTTTCGGTGACAGCGCTGACTTCATTGTGGAAGCGCCAACGACCGCTGCAGGTCAGACGGCCCCGACGCCCTTCTCGAGTCCGATCAAGTTCTTCGACGTGAAGGTATCGAGTTCAGCTCAGGCTAGTCAAGTGATGGTACCTACCGCGATGGTCCAGTCAGGGAATGTGGCCACGTATCCGGGACAATTCCATAGCTCCTATAGCGGTTTCAAGGTCTACTACGACGACCAGCAGAGCTAA
- a CDS encoding P1 family peptidase, with product MANLERTADGRPRARALGFEFDGVPGATNSLTDVPGVEVGVKTIITGDSVRTGVTAIHPRGKGQVTDPIAAGFHSQNGNGEMTGVSWISESGTFAGPVVITNTHAVGVGHAGVVAWTVKHHRDAAEVWLLPVVGETWDGYLNDINSHPVTEEDVIEALESAISGPVAEGSVGGGTGMNCYEFKGGNGSASRIVAYGDTTYTVGVLLQANFGSREELTLRGVHFGKLFADDNPMRDSAPAPPGAGSCIAIVITDAPLLPGQCQALARRVTLGLARTGTTGSHFSGDLFLACSTGNAHAFTPAQVTFANGASGVLDTMSFIPWGNLDPFYEAVVQAVEEAVANCLVVNQDMVGYLGHRSPAFPKERASEELKRRH from the coding sequence ATGGCCAATCTTGAACGTACGGCGGATGGACGTCCGAGGGCTCGGGCGCTTGGTTTCGAATTCGATGGAGTTCCTGGAGCAACCAATAGTCTGACCGATGTACCCGGAGTAGAAGTCGGCGTGAAGACCATCATCACCGGAGACTCAGTGCGTACTGGTGTAACAGCAATCCACCCACGGGGCAAAGGACAGGTGACTGATCCGATAGCAGCGGGATTCCACTCCCAGAACGGGAATGGTGAAATGACTGGCGTGTCATGGATATCGGAATCCGGCACCTTTGCTGGTCCAGTTGTCATCACCAATACCCATGCAGTTGGCGTTGGCCATGCCGGAGTGGTCGCTTGGACCGTAAAGCACCACCGTGATGCCGCAGAAGTTTGGTTGCTTCCGGTCGTCGGCGAGACCTGGGATGGATATCTCAATGACATCAATTCGCATCCTGTGACCGAGGAGGATGTGATTGAGGCACTTGAAAGCGCTATATCTGGCCCTGTTGCAGAAGGCTCGGTAGGCGGTGGGACAGGAATGAACTGCTATGAGTTCAAGGGTGGCAATGGGTCTGCAAGCCGAATTGTCGCTTACGGTGACACGACATATACGGTCGGGGTGCTGTTGCAGGCGAACTTTGGAAGTCGCGAAGAATTGACGCTTCGAGGAGTTCACTTTGGAAAATTGTTTGCAGACGACAATCCGATGCGCGATAGTGCCCCAGCTCCACCGGGGGCTGGATCGTGCATCGCGATTGTCATCACTGATGCACCACTCTTGCCCGGGCAGTGTCAGGCGCTTGCTCGGCGCGTCACGCTCGGATTGGCAAGAACTGGCACGACTGGCTCACACTTCTCTGGCGATTTGTTTCTCGCCTGTTCAACCGGGAATGCTCACGCATTCACCCCTGCTCAGGTTACCTTTGCCAATGGAGCATCCGGGGTGCTTGATACGATGTCGTTCATTCCCTGGGGCAATCTCGACCCTTTCTATGAGGCAGTTGTGCAAGCAGTCGAAGAGGCGGTTGCCAATTGCTTGGTGGTCAACCAAGACATGGTAGGTTATCTCGGGCACAGGAGTCCAGCTTTTCCAAAAGAGCGCGCGAGCGAAGAGTTGAAGCGGCGACACTGA
- a CDS encoding YihY/virulence factor BrkB family protein — MPDIAQLMRKIDGLQQRTRPLAFAFAVLRKYGQDSASNWALLIAYYGFASLFPLLLVAVTLTGIIFAHDPALSHRISNTVFAQIPVIGPELRSKAGVHALDAHSPIALVVGVVGTLWGSQGIASSAQEAMATVWNVPMTDRPGFLPRTGRNFGILAILGVNVLVTSSIATFTATLAGHEIGKVLLIIGTVAINLGLYVVGFRLLAPKMIPTKDLLPGALIAGVAWSALQQLGGFLVGHELAHASATYGVFGLVLGLITWLGLTATLTLYAAEVNVVHVRKLWPRSLVQPPLTAADKAALTALVEQQRYRQEQEITVAFGTPSDPSAKDAK; from the coding sequence ATGCCCGACATCGCCCAGCTCATGCGCAAAATCGATGGCCTCCAACAACGGACGCGACCACTTGCCTTCGCCTTTGCCGTTCTTCGCAAATACGGGCAGGACTCCGCCTCCAACTGGGCACTTCTCATCGCATACTACGGATTTGCCTCCCTTTTCCCACTCCTGCTGGTTGCTGTTACTTTGACTGGGATCATCTTCGCCCACGATCCTGCGCTCTCGCACCGGATCTCGAACACCGTCTTTGCGCAGATACCCGTCATCGGACCCGAACTACGCTCCAAGGCAGGCGTCCACGCACTCGATGCCCACAGTCCGATCGCGCTTGTCGTCGGAGTCGTCGGAACCCTTTGGGGTTCCCAAGGCATCGCGTCCTCGGCACAGGAAGCGATGGCAACCGTCTGGAACGTTCCCATGACCGATCGGCCTGGATTTCTCCCACGCACAGGGCGGAACTTTGGCATCCTCGCCATCTTGGGCGTCAACGTCCTGGTCACCTCCTCGATCGCCACCTTTACTGCCACGCTCGCAGGACATGAGATCGGTAAAGTACTGTTGATCATCGGAACTGTCGCGATCAACCTCGGACTCTATGTCGTTGGCTTTCGCCTCTTGGCACCCAAGATGATCCCCACGAAGGACCTCTTGCCCGGGGCGTTGATCGCAGGCGTCGCCTGGAGTGCCCTCCAACAACTCGGTGGCTTCCTCGTCGGACATGAACTCGCACACGCTTCGGCAACGTATGGTGTCTTTGGGCTCGTCCTTGGCCTCATCACATGGCTTGGCCTCACCGCCACTCTCACACTCTACGCAGCCGAGGTGAATGTCGTTCACGTCAGAAAACTCTGGCCCCGCAGCCTCGTTCAACCGCCACTCACTGCAGCAGACAAGGCAGCACTCACCGCGCTCGTAGAGCAGCAACGTTACCGCCAAGAACAGGAGATCACGGTCGCCTTTGGCACCCCTTCGGACCCGAGTGCCAAAGACGCCAAATAG
- a CDS encoding aldo/keto reductase codes for MKYRNLGHTGMYVSELCLGAMMFGAWGEPDHDAATQIIHRALDAGVNFIDTADVYSQGESEVIVGKALKGRRDEVILATKFHGPMDVAMGTPGGDPNKRGNSRRWMIQEVEQSLRRLQTDWIDLYQVHRPDADTDDDETLAALTDLQRQGKIRAFGSSTFPAARMVEDQWISERRGLGRFVTEQPPYSLLDRGIEREVLPIAEKYHLGVLSWSPLAGGWLSGRIRRDQGAPQTRRAQMMPARFDLSLPANQAKLDAVEDFAQLAEDSGITLVHLALAFVLQHPAVTSPIIGPRTMDQLESQLGAVDVELSTEVLDRIDEIVAPGTTVADDGNAYVTEALVNPWMRRSRTR; via the coding sequence ATGAAGTATCGTAACCTTGGCCATACCGGTATGTACGTCAGTGAACTCTGCCTCGGCGCGATGATGTTTGGAGCTTGGGGAGAACCCGATCACGACGCCGCGACCCAGATTATTCACCGCGCCCTTGATGCGGGTGTGAACTTCATTGACACTGCTGATGTCTACTCTCAGGGAGAGTCTGAGGTGATCGTTGGCAAGGCCCTGAAAGGACGCCGCGATGAGGTGATTCTGGCGACGAAATTTCATGGACCGATGGACGTGGCGATGGGAACGCCCGGCGGTGACCCTAACAAGCGAGGCAACTCACGCCGTTGGATGATCCAAGAGGTTGAACAGAGTCTTCGGAGGTTACAGACCGACTGGATCGATCTCTACCAGGTTCATCGTCCAGATGCTGACACCGATGACGACGAGACGCTTGCTGCCTTAACCGACCTTCAGCGCCAAGGTAAGATTCGAGCCTTTGGTTCCTCGACCTTCCCCGCCGCAAGGATGGTCGAGGATCAGTGGATCTCCGAACGACGTGGCCTCGGCCGCTTCGTGACCGAGCAGCCGCCATATTCGCTACTCGATCGTGGCATCGAGCGTGAAGTACTGCCGATCGCCGAGAAGTACCATCTCGGTGTCCTCTCGTGGAGTCCATTGGCTGGAGGTTGGCTATCGGGCCGAATCCGTCGAGATCAGGGTGCTCCCCAGACGAGGAGAGCACAGATGATGCCGGCGCGTTTTGACCTCTCTTTGCCTGCTAATCAAGCGAAACTCGATGCGGTCGAAGACTTTGCCCAGCTTGCTGAGGACAGCGGCATCACACTGGTGCACCTCGCTCTGGCCTTTGTGCTGCAACACCCAGCGGTGACGAGCCCAATTATTGGGCCGAGGACGATGGATCAGTTGGAGAGTCAGTTGGGTGCGGTGGATGTGGAACTCAGCACAGAGGTACTCGATCGCATCGATGAGATTGTCGCCCCTGGGACTACGGTTGCTGACGACGGCAATGCCTACGTCACCGAGGCACTCGTCAACCCTTGGATGCGGCGGAGTCGGACGCGATGA
- a CDS encoding FadR/GntR family transcriptional regulator: protein MDEEHFANQWITQSLAPLPMQNAGERIAERIVTAIALGEFVPGQRLPSERELATLLQTSRGVIREAIQRLAASGYLIVKRGRDGGSFVTDYVGPEVDQMVKRVLLPEWNRVEHLLDLRSLIESEIARTAAHRRTPEDQRKIADAVEGYHQAHNDRLSSGEADRLLHVAIARATHNPLLVDISLQLRKEVSLGFGAEPYSKDIRERALHQHPELAQAILDGDSETAAKLAMKHFLLTEDLLRGLFARVAREEDQDTTD, encoded by the coding sequence ATGGATGAAGAACACTTTGCCAACCAATGGATCACTCAGTCACTTGCTCCGCTTCCCATGCAAAACGCTGGTGAAAGGATCGCCGAGCGCATCGTTACCGCAATTGCTCTTGGAGAGTTCGTTCCCGGACAACGCCTCCCCTCAGAGCGTGAGTTAGCGACACTTCTCCAAACAAGTCGAGGTGTCATCCGAGAGGCGATACAACGACTTGCTGCGAGTGGCTACCTCATCGTCAAACGCGGTCGCGATGGCGGTTCGTTTGTTACTGACTATGTCGGTCCTGAAGTGGACCAAATGGTCAAACGTGTGCTCTTGCCCGAATGGAATCGGGTAGAGCATCTCCTTGATCTCCGGTCACTCATCGAGTCGGAGATCGCCAGGACAGCAGCACATCGTCGTACCCCAGAAGATCAAAGAAAGATTGCCGACGCGGTTGAGGGTTACCACCAGGCTCACAACGACAGGCTCTCGTCGGGCGAAGCTGACAGGCTGCTACACGTTGCCATCGCAAGGGCGACGCACAACCCATTGTTGGTGGACATCTCCTTGCAACTGCGCAAGGAAGTATCGCTTGGCTTTGGTGCAGAACCTTACTCCAAGGACATTCGTGAGCGTGCCCTCCATCAACACCCGGAACTGGCTCAAGCTATCTTGGACGGCGACTCAGAAACTGCGGCCAAGCTCGCGATGAAACACTTCTTGCTCACCGAGGACCTACTTCGCGGCCTCTTCGCACGTGTTGCGAGAGAGGAGGATCAAGACACTACAGATTGA
- a CDS encoding PH domain-containing protein: MTELRIEMPAGTKHFAVADEIARYLPEEVFDGCGLKNAVEWLSKVSKLAGWREFRSVDHYLSSTETLRAIGQGPWQGNQSMVVLSDERLFFLTKGFVGATSEEFSLTAINSVVAKRRPIGEELIVTVAGSTTSISRMMHGQGDAIARGFRKVRTNMKSSLSAEASIESATSRAEELAKFASLH, from the coding sequence TTGACTGAGCTTCGAATCGAGATGCCGGCGGGCACGAAGCACTTTGCCGTCGCCGACGAGATCGCACGCTACTTGCCGGAGGAAGTGTTTGACGGTTGCGGGCTGAAGAATGCAGTTGAGTGGCTCAGCAAGGTAAGCAAACTCGCTGGTTGGCGTGAGTTTCGCTCCGTCGATCACTATCTTTCCTCCACAGAGACACTTCGGGCAATCGGCCAAGGCCCATGGCAGGGGAATCAGTCGATGGTAGTGCTCAGTGATGAGCGCTTGTTCTTCTTGACAAAAGGCTTCGTCGGTGCTACCAGTGAAGAGTTCTCCCTCACCGCGATCAACTCGGTCGTTGCGAAGCGGAGGCCCATCGGTGAGGAACTCATTGTGACCGTGGCTGGTAGCACAACATCCATCAGCCGAATGATGCACGGACAGGGAGATGCAATTGCTCGGGGGTTTAGAAAGGTGAGGACAAACATGAAGTCCTCCCTCTCGGCTGAGGCTTCGATTGAGTCGGCCACCTCTAGGGCTGAAGAACTGGCTAAGTTCGCGTCCCTTCACTAG